TCGCCCTTCACCAGGTGCTTGAACATCTCCCAGTGCGAAATCATGTGGCTGCCGAGGTTCATCGTCATGAACCCGGCGAGCTGCAGGAAGCCCGGATAGACTCGCCGCCCCGCGCCAGGATAGGTCGCCGGCACGGTCGCGATGACGTTCTGCGCGAACCAGGCATGCGGCCGCTCGGTCGCCAGCGTGTTGACCGCGGTCGGCGCCTCGCGCGTGTCGATCGGGCCGCCCATCAGGGTCAGCGTGCGCGGCCGGTTGGGGTGCTTGTCCGCGTTCATCAGCGCGACCGCGGCATACACCGGCACCGAGGGCTGGCACACCGCGAGCACATGCGGCCGCTTGTCGCCCTCCGCGCCGATCTTCTCGATGAACTCGACCACATAGTCGACATAGTCGTCGAGGTCGAAGCGCCCGTCGCTGAGCGGCACCTGCCGCGCGTCGCGCCAGTCGGTGATGTAGACGTCCGCTGCCGGCAGCATCCGCTCGACCGTGCCGCGCAGCAGCGTCGCATAGTGTCCGCTCATCGGCGCGACGATCAGCAGCTTGGGGCCGCCTTCGACGCCTTCGCGAACGAATCGCTTGAGCTGGCCGAACGGCTTGCGCAGCACGATCTCCTCGCGGACCGCGACCTGCTTGCCGTCGATGGTGGTCGATTCGAGCCCGAATTCGGGCTTGCCGCGCGGCGCCGCGGCATGCGCGAACACCTCCAGCGCCGAAGCCAGGATCGGGCCGCCGCCGAAATAAGCGAAGGGATTTGCCGGATTATTCAGCAGCCCCGCGCCGAAATTGGCGAGTGCGCTCGCGCCGGCCAGCATCGAGCGCTGCATCTCATAAGCATCATACAACATCGGTTGTTACTGTCCCCGCCCCACGCGCGCCGTCTGACAACGGTGGCAGCGGGTTATAGCGGCCGGGTGCTGCGGTGCAATGTCCATCCATACCCAATGTTCGATCACATTGGTCAGTTCCCAAAAATCGGTTTCCGATTCCCCCCGGAGGGGCGTGGAAGGAATTAATGCCTCCCTCCACATGCACCCGTTGCGCAACCCGCCCCTACGCCCTAGGCGGCGCGCATGGCCGAGCCCGAAACGAAGCCCGCGAGTCCCGCCGCGCCCCGCAAGCTGTCGAGCCTCCGCATCGTGTGGCGCTACACCAGCCGCTACCCGCTCCAGCTCGGCCTCGCGATCGTCGCGCTGCTGCTCGCCGCGGGCGCCACCTTGTGGATCCCGCGCACCTTCAAGCAAGTGGTGGACAAGGGCTTTGCCGAGGGCGCCGACCCGTCGCAGATCGGCGCCTATTTCCAGGGGCTGCTGCTGATCGTCGTGGTGCTCGCCTTCGCCACCGCGATGCGCTTCTACTTCGTCTCCTGGCTCGGCGAGCGCACCGTCGCCGACATGCGCGCCGCAGTGCACCGCAACCTGCTGCGCCTGCCCCCCAAATGGTTCGAGGAGAACCGCCCGTCGGAGATCGCCAGCCGCCTCACCGCCGATACCGCGGTGGTCGAGCAGATCGTCGGCACCACCGTCTCGGTCGCGCTGCGCAACCTGCTGATCGCGATCGGCGGCACCGTCTATCTCTTCGTCCTCGCGCCCAAGATCGCGGCCTATCTGATCGTCGGCCTGCCCATCATCGTCCTGCCCATCATGTGGCTCGGCGGCCGCGTGCGCCGCTTCTCGCGCACCAGCCAGGATCGCGTGGCGGACATCGGCGCGATCGCCTCGGAGACGCTCGGCGCGATGCGCATCGTCCAAGCCTTCGGGCAGGAACGGCGCGAGGGCGAGCGCTTCCAGACCGCGGTCGATGCCGGCTTCGCCACGGCGCGCAAGCGCTTCGCCACCCGCGCGCTGATGACCGCGCTCGTCATCTTCGCGCTGTTCACCGCGATCACGCTGATCATGTGGGACGCGGTCTATGGCGTCGCCGAGGGCCGCATCTCGGGCGGCTCGATCACCGCTTTCGTGATCACCGCGGGCCTCGTCACCGGCGCGTTCGGCGCCTTGACCGAGGTCTATGGCGACCTGCTGCGCGCCTCGGGCGCCGCCAGCCGCCTCGCCGAGCTGCTCGCGCAGGAGCCCGACATCGCCGCCCCGGCCGACCCGGTCCCGCTCCCCATCCCGCCGCAGGGCGGACTCGACTTCGCCAACGTCACCTTCCGCTATCCGACGCGGCCCGAGGTGTCGGCGCTCAACCAGTTCACTTTGTCGGTCGCGCCGGGCGAGACGGTGGCGGTGGTCGGTCCGTCGGGTGCGGGCAAGTCCACGCTCTTCCAGCTCGTCCAGCGCTTCTACGATCCCGAGGGCGGCGAAGTGCGCGTCGACGGCGTCCCCGTCCGCCGCGCCGATCCGGGCGAGGTCCGCGCGCGCATGGCGATGGTGCCGCAGGAGACGGTGATCTTCGCCGCCACCGCGCGCGACAATCTCCGCTACGGCGCCTGGGACGCGACCGAGGAGGCGATCTGGCAGGCCGCCGAGGCCGCCAACGCCGCCGAATTCCTACGCGAACTCCCCGACGGTCTCGACACCTTTCTCGGCGAGGACGGCGCGCGCCTCTCGGGCGGGCAGCGCCAGCGCCTCGCCATCGCCCGCGCGCTGCTGCGCGACGCGCCGATCCTGCTGCTCGACGAAGCGACCAGCGCGCTCGACGCCGAGAGCGAACGCCTCGTCCAGGACGCGCTCGAGCATCTCATGCAGGGCCGCACCACGCTTGTCATCGCCCACCGCCTCGCCACCGTCCGCGCCGCCAAGCGCATCATCGTGATGGACGAGGGGCGGATCGTCGAGACCGGCACGCATGCCGAGCTGGTGGCGCAGGGCGGCCTCTATGCGCGACTGGCGAGCCTGCAGTTCAGCGAGACTGCCTAGAACCTCAAGCTATACCGCCAAAACCTCTGGTGCGTTGTCCCGCTCCCACACGTCCTGCATATCTGCCGCAGGGTCAGGCGGGGATATCCATGAACCAGCATCTGTCACGCCGGCAGCTCATCGGTGGCGCCTTGGCCACCGGCCTCGCAAGCCGCGCGGCGGCCGCCGCAACGCCCGCCACCCTGTTTCACGAGGTCATGCTGGTCGACGGCACCGGCGCGCCGCCACGCCTCGCCGATGTGCTCGTCACCGGCGACCGGATCGCGCGGATCACCTCCCCCGCCGAACGCACGCGCGTCGCCGGCGCGCGGGTCATCGCCGGCGAGGGCCGCGTCCTCGCGCCCGGCTTCATCGACACCCACACGCACGGCGATCCGCTCAAGGAATCCTATGACGGCTTCCTCGCCATGGGCGTCACCACGATCACGCTCGGCGTCGACGGCAGCGGCCCGCGGCTCAAGGGCGACCTCGATCTGCGCGGCTGGATGCGCGCCGCCGACCGCGCCCCGCTCGACCTCAACGTGGCCACGCTCGCCAGCCACGGCACGCTGCGCCGCGCGGCGAAGATCCCGGATTCGGTGCGCCGCCCCGACGCTGCCGCAATGGCCCGGCTCGAAGCCCAGCTCGACGCCGAGCTGCGCGCCGGTGCCTTCGGCCTCTCCTTCGGCCTCGAATATGTGCCCGGCATCTACTCCGAGACCGCCGAGCTCGCCGCGCTCGGCCGCGTCGTCGCGCGCCATGGCGGCGTCGCGATGAGCCATATGCGCTCGGAGAATGACGGCGAGATCGAGGCCTCGATCGACGAGCTGATCGCCTCCGCCGGCCCCGCGCGTCCGCACATCTCGCACTTGAAGGTCGTGTTCGGCAAAGGCGAAGCCCGCGCCCGCGCGCTGCTCGACTTCCTCGCCGCCAAGCGCCGCGCCGGGATCGACCTCACCGCCGACGCCTATCCCTATAATGCCGGCTTCACCGGGATCGCGATCCTGTTCCCGCAATGGGCGCTCCCGCCGACCGACTATGCGAGCGTCCTCGCCACCCGCCGCGCCGAGCTGCGCGACTATCTCGAAAAGCGCATGATCCGCCGCGGCGGGCCCGAGATGCTGCTGCTCGGCACCGGCCGCCACGCGGGCAAGACCGTGGCGCAGGCATCGCAGGAGGCCGGCCTCGCCTTCCCCGATTTCCTCATCCAGCTCGGCCCCGACGGCGGATCGGGCGCGCATTTCACGATGGATCAGGCGCTGCAGGACGTGCTGCTGCTCGATCCGCTGGTGGCGATCTCGACCGATGGCGGCCCGACCATGCGGCACCCGCGCTCGACCGGCACCTATGCCAAGCTGATCGAGGACTATGTCGCCAAGGGCAAGCGCTTGGCCGTCGAGCAGGCGGTGCGCAAGGCGACGTCGCTGCCCGCGCGCATCCTGCGTATCGCCGATCGCGGTACGATCCGCCCGGGCGCCAAGGCCGACCTCATCCTGTTTGATCCCGGCAAGGTCCACGCCCGCTCGACCTATCTCGACCCCTTCGCCCGCGCCGAGGGGTTCGACCTGGTGATGGTCAACGGCCAGCCCGCGTTCGAGCGCGGCCAGCGCGTCGGCCGCCCCGGCCGGCTGCTGCGCGCGGACCGCGCCTAGCCGCGGTAGAGCATGTAGGCGAGGCAGGCGACGACCACGGCCAGCGCGATCGCGACATAGGTCTTGGGATCGCGCTTGCGCCGATCGTGCCGGCCCATGCGGTCGAGATCGAACCAGTAATAGGCCGGCTGCGCCTCGCGGATCACGCCCGAGGCGCGCAACTGCTCGAACGCCCTGCGCTCCACGGGTCCCGATGGCGCATATTCGATCGCGTCGCGCGGCGTGACCGCGCGATGGTCGGCGAAATGCCGCTGGACGCGAAACTGCGCCAGATCCGAGGATCCACCGACCGGCATTCATGCACTCCCACTGACAAGCCGCCGATAGTCGGAGCCGGACCCGGCCGTTTCAAGAGCAAGGCTGTGCAGTGGCCGATCACCCAGCTTCACCCCGCCCAAAGAATCTCCTTTCCCGGCACCTGCCCCGCGCGGCTAAGGCGGCCGCCATGCCCTTCCGCTTCTTCCGTCCGATTCTCGCCGGTGCACGGCCGCTCGATCGCCTCGTCGCCTGTATCGGCGCGGCGATCTGCCTCGCGCTCACCATGTTCGTCTGCGCCCAGCTCGAGCTCGCCGCATCCGACCTGCCGCTGATCGTCGCGCCGATGGGCGCCTCCGCGGTCCTCATCTTCGCGGTGCCGGCGAGCCCGCTCGCCCAGCCCTGGCCGGTGGTCGGCGGCAACACTATCTCGGCGCTGGTCGGCGTCGCGGTGTTCCAGTACGTCGCCGACCCGATGCTCGCCGCGGGCCTCTCGGTCGGGCTCGCGATCCTCGCCATGTCGGCATGCCGCTGCCTCCACCCGCCGGGCGGCGCGGCGGCGCTCACCGCGGTGATCGGCAGCCAGGGCGTTCATGCCGCGGGCTACGCCTTCGCCTTCGCGCCGGTCGCGATCAATTCGATCGCCTTGGTCGCGCTGGCGATGTTCTTCCACCGCATGTCGGGCCACAGCTACCCGCACCAGCCGGTTCCGCTGCCGATGCCACCCGAGGCGGTCGGCCTGCATCTCGAGGATATCGACAAGGCGCTCGCCGAACTGCCCGACAGCTTCGACATCAGCCGCGAGGATCTCGACGTGCTGCTCTCCCGCGCCGAGGCGCACGCGCTCGCCCGCCGCCGGACGCGCTGACCGCGCTGACCGCGCTTGCAATGTTGGATTTCGTCTGCTCGGATCGGAAGCATGGCGACTTACAGCGTCCATCCCTTGATCCGTTCGAACTTACAATATCGGGTATGGAGAATTCAGGGTGGGTGTGCCATGAACTTCGTAAACTTTGAAAAACGAAGTATGCCGCACGGGAGAGAATGATGGCACGCGAGTTCGATCTGATCGTCTATGGCGCCACCGGTTTCACCGGCCGCCTGGTCGCTGAATATCTCGCCCAGCGCTACGGCGACGGCAGCGTCAAATGGGCGATGGCAGGCCGCTCGCTGACCAAGCTGGAACAGGTGCGCGACGAGATCGGCGCCCCCGCCTCGACCTCACTGCTCACCGCCAATGCCGACGATCCCGCTGCGCTCCGCGCGATGACCGCGAAGGCCCGCGTCGTCATCTCCACCGTCGGGCCCTACCAGCTCTACGGCTCCGACCTCGTCGCCGCCTGTGTCGAAACCGGCACAGGCTATGTCGATCTGTGCGGCGAGCCCAACTGGATGCACGACATGATCGCGCAGCACGACGCCGCGGCCAAGGCGAGCGGCGCGTGCATCGTCTTCTCCGGCGGGTTCGATTCGATCCCGTTCGACTTCGGCGTGTGGACCGTTCAGCAGGCCGCGATCGCGAAGTTCGGCCGCCCCGCCCCGCGCATCAAAGGCCGCGTGCGCAAGATGCAGGGCACCTTTTCGGGCGGCACCTTCGCCAGCGGCAAGGCGACCGCAGCGGCAGCGGCGAAGAACCCCGCGGTGTTCAAGGTGCTGCTCGATCCCTTCGCGCTCACCCCCGGCTTCGAGGGGCCGAGCCAGCCCAAGGGCATGATCCCCGAATATGACGAGGCGGTCGGCGGCTGGGTCGCGCCGTTCATGATGGCGGTGATCAACACCAAGAACATCCATCGCACCAATTTCCTCGCCGGCCATCCCTACGGCACCGACTTCCGCTACGACGAGATGATGGTCGCCCCCGGCCTCGGCGACCTCGGCAAGGCCGCGGCGGAGGCGATCGCCAAGATGAATCCGATGAGCTCGGACAAGGGTCCCGCCCCCGGCGAAGGCCCGTCGAAGGAGGCGCGCGAGGCGGGCTTCTACGAGATCGACTTCATCGCCGAGATGCCCTCGGGCGAGCGCCTGACGGCCACCGTCACCGGCGATCGCGACCCGGGCTACGGCTCGACCTGCAAGATCATCACCGAGGCTGCGCTGTGCCTGCTCCGCGATGTCGAGCCGAAGGGCGGCATCTGGACCCCCTGTGCGCTGATGGCGGAGCCATTGAAGGCCCGGCTCGAGGCCAATGCCGGCCTCACCTTCCGCGTCGCCTAGCCGGCGTAGAAAAAGGTCACCACCACCGCGAGGAGCACCGCCACGGCGATCGCCACCGGCACCAGCTTGCGCCGCCGCAGCTCGACCGCCGCCTCATAGGCGCGCAGGTCGAGCCAGTAATAGGCGTGCCCTTCCTTGCGGATCAGCCGCTCGGCAAGCAGCGCATCGAACGCCGGCTTGAGCTCGACCGGCGGCGTGTAGAGGATCGTGTCGTAAGGCGTCACCGCATGCGCCGCGCAGAAATGGTCCACCACCTTCCGCCGCGCCCGGCCCGTCGGGGTAATCGCGACCGACTCAACCGCCATCAGCGCTTCTTGCCCTGGTGCTTGATGTTCCCCGGCCGCCCGCGCCGCTTGAGCACCCGCGGCGGCCCCGGCTTGCGCGGCCGTCCACCTTCAGGTCTCGGCCCCGATCCGCTGCCCTTGCCGTCGGGCAGCTCGAAGCGCAGCGCGCCCGAAATCGGGTTCGCCTCGACCAGCTTGAGCTTGAGCCGCTGCCCCAGCGCGAATTCCGCACCGGTCTCCTCGCCGACCAGCTTCTGCGCCGCCTCGTCATAGCGGAAATATTCCCGCCCCAGGTCGCGCGCCGGCACGAGGCCATCGCCGCCGACGCCGTCGACCGTCGCAAAAAAGCCGAAATTCTGCACCCCGGTGATCCGCGCCTCCATCACCTCGCCGACATGCGCCGAGAGATAGGCGGCGACATAGCGGTCGATCGTCTCGCGCTCGGCCTCCATCGCGCGCCGCTCGAGCTGGCTGATGACCTCGCCGGTCTTCTCCATCTCGGGATCGGACGGCAGCTCGCCGCCCGGCCCGAGCTTGTTCGATTCGACCAGCGCGCGATGCACGACGAGGTCGGCATAGCGCCGGATCGGCGAGGTGAAGTGCGCGTAGCTGCCCAGCGCCAGCCCGAAATGCCCGGCATTCTGCGACCCGTAATAGGCCTGGGTCTGGGTGCGCAGCACCTGGGTCATCACCTCCGCGCGGAACTCGGCCTCGCCCACCCGTTCGAGCACATGGTTGAAGGTCGACGGCCGGATCACCTGCCCCAGCGCGAACTCGACATCGAGCGTCTTCAGATACTCCTTGAGCGCGACCAGCTTCTCGCGGCTCGGCGGCTCGTGCACGCGGTACATCACCGGCGCCTTGCGGCCCTCCAGTGCCTTTGCCGCGGCGACGTTGGCGGCGATCATGTAATCCTCGATCAGCTTGTGCGCATCGAGCCGCTCGCGCGGCGCGACCGAGAGGATGCGCCCCTTCTCATCGAGCACGATCCGCCGCTCGGGCAAGTCGAGGTCGAGCGGCTCGCGCTTGTCGCGCGCTTTGTTGAGCGCGCGCCAGCACGCCCAGAGCGGCCGCAGCGTCGAGTCGACCAGCGCCGGATCGACCCCAGCCAACTCCTCCGCCGGCATCGCGCACGGCGATGAGGCGACATCGACCTTCTCCCCCGCCGCGTCGATCGCCGCCTGCGCATCCTCATAGGCGATGTTCGCCGCGAGCCGCACCACGGCGCGCGTGAACCGCCACGACTTGATCTCGCCCCTGGCCGAGATCTGCAGGTGGCACGCCATCGCCGCGCGATCGACGCCCTCCTTCAGCGAACACACGTCCGCCGACAGTATCTCGGGCAGCATCGGCACCACCCGGTCGGGGAAGTACACGCTGTTGCCGCGCTTCCGCGCCTCGCGGTCGAGCAGGCTCCCCGGCCGCACATAGAAGCTCACATCGGCAATCGCGACGATCGCTTTCCACCCGCCCTCGTTCTTGGGGTCATCGTCGGGCGCCGCCCACACCGCATCGTCATGGTCGCGCGCATCGGACGGATCGATCGCGACGATCGGGATGTCGCGCAGGTCTTCCCTACCCTTGCCCAGATCCTGCTTGGCGACCCGCTCGGCCTCGTCGAGCAGCTCATCCGAAAACACGTTGGGGATGCTGTGCCGATGGATCGCGATCAGCGAGAAGCTGCGCGGGGCGAAGGGATCGCCCAGCACCTCGATCACCTTGGCGAAGATGCGCGGGCCGCGCCCGCTCTTCTCCGCCAGCA
This is a stretch of genomic DNA from Sphingomonas sp. BT-65. It encodes these proteins:
- a CDS encoding HPP family protein; the protein is MPFRFFRPILAGARPLDRLVACIGAAICLALTMFVCAQLELAASDLPLIVAPMGASAVLIFAVPASPLAQPWPVVGGNTISALVGVAVFQYVADPMLAAGLSVGLAILAMSACRCLHPPGGAAALTAVIGSQGVHAAGYAFAFAPVAINSIALVALAMFFHRMSGHSYPHQPVPLPMPPEAVGLHLEDIDKALAELPDSFDISREDLDVLLSRAEAHALARRRTR
- a CDS encoding amidohydrolase family protein; translation: MNQHLSRRQLIGGALATGLASRAAAAATPATLFHEVMLVDGTGAPPRLADVLVTGDRIARITSPAERTRVAGARVIAGEGRVLAPGFIDTHTHGDPLKESYDGFLAMGVTTITLGVDGSGPRLKGDLDLRGWMRAADRAPLDLNVATLASHGTLRRAAKIPDSVRRPDAAAMARLEAQLDAELRAGAFGLSFGLEYVPGIYSETAELAALGRVVARHGGVAMSHMRSENDGEIEASIDELIASAGPARPHISHLKVVFGKGEARARALLDFLAAKRRAGIDLTADAYPYNAGFTGIAILFPQWALPPTDYASVLATRRAELRDYLEKRMIRRGGPEMLLLGTGRHAGKTVAQASQEAGLAFPDFLIQLGPDGGSGAHFTMDQALQDVLLLDPLVAISTDGGPTMRHPRSTGTYAKLIEDYVAKGKRLAVEQAVRKATSLPARILRIADRGTIRPGAKADLILFDPGKVHARSTYLDPFARAEGFDLVMVNGQPAFERGQRVGRPGRLLRADRA
- a CDS encoding polyhydroxyalkanoate depolymerase, producing MLYDAYEMQRSMLAGASALANFGAGLLNNPANPFAYFGGGPILASALEVFAHAAAPRGKPEFGLESTTIDGKQVAVREEIVLRKPFGQLKRFVREGVEGGPKLLIVAPMSGHYATLLRGTVERMLPAADVYITDWRDARQVPLSDGRFDLDDYVDYVVEFIEKIGAEGDKRPHVLAVCQPSVPVYAAVALMNADKHPNRPRTLTLMGGPIDTREAPTAVNTLATERPHAWFAQNVIATVPATYPGAGRRVYPGFLQLAGFMTMNLGSHMISHWEMFKHLVKGDDEGAESTMRFYDEYRAVCDMTAEFYLQTIDVVFQAHALPKGEMMHRDRRVDPAAITDTALLAIEGERDDISGLGQTKAALTIATKLPAKMKKYHMAPDVGHYGIFNGSKWRTKIAPVLEAWIAAHA
- a CDS encoding ABC transporter transmembrane domain-containing protein, which codes for MAEPETKPASPAAPRKLSSLRIVWRYTSRYPLQLGLAIVALLLAAGATLWIPRTFKQVVDKGFAEGADPSQIGAYFQGLLLIVVVLAFATAMRFYFVSWLGERTVADMRAAVHRNLLRLPPKWFEENRPSEIASRLTADTAVVEQIVGTTVSVALRNLLIAIGGTVYLFVLAPKIAAYLIVGLPIIVLPIMWLGGRVRRFSRTSQDRVADIGAIASETLGAMRIVQAFGQERREGERFQTAVDAGFATARKRFATRALMTALVIFALFTAITLIMWDAVYGVAEGRISGGSITAFVITAGLVTGAFGALTEVYGDLLRASGAASRLAELLAQEPDIAAPADPVPLPIPPQGGLDFANVTFRYPTRPEVSALNQFTLSVAPGETVAVVGPSGAGKSTLFQLVQRFYDPEGGEVRVDGVPVRRADPGEVRARMAMVPQETVIFAATARDNLRYGAWDATEEAIWQAAEAANAAEFLRELPDGLDTFLGEDGARLSGGQRQRLAIARALLRDAPILLLDEATSALDAESERLVQDALEHLMQGRTTLVIAHRLATVRAAKRIIVMDEGRIVETGTHAELVAQGGLYARLASLQFSETA
- a CDS encoding trans-acting enoyl reductase family protein, with product MAREFDLIVYGATGFTGRLVAEYLAQRYGDGSVKWAMAGRSLTKLEQVRDEIGAPASTSLLTANADDPAALRAMTAKARVVISTVGPYQLYGSDLVAACVETGTGYVDLCGEPNWMHDMIAQHDAAAKASGACIVFSGGFDSIPFDFGVWTVQQAAIAKFGRPAPRIKGRVRKMQGTFSGGTFASGKATAAAAAKNPAVFKVLLDPFALTPGFEGPSQPKGMIPEYDEAVGGWVAPFMMAVINTKNIHRTNFLAGHPYGTDFRYDEMMVAPGLGDLGKAAAEAIAKMNPMSSDKGPAPGEGPSKEAREAGFYEIDFIAEMPSGERLTATVTGDRDPGYGSTCKIITEAALCLLRDVEPKGGIWTPCALMAEPLKARLEANAGLTFRVA
- the rnr gene encoding ribonuclease R, yielding MAKQNKAKPAPGMPTRQQILDFITSSDQPAGKREIARAFGLAGQEKIALKALLRDMADEGLIDSAPGRAFHKMGGVPKVTVLRVTDADGDTVWAVPERWEAEGVPVPRLRVRERSRSGALGVGDRILARTEEAGNGWIAHPMKKLAKGEEAMLGVVKEEGGRLYLQGVEKKERNSYVISERNGAEPGDLVLAEKSGRGPRIFAKVIEVLGDPFAPRSFSLIAIHRHSIPNVFSDELLDEAERVAKQDLGKGREDLRDIPIVAIDPSDARDHDDAVWAAPDDDPKNEGGWKAIVAIADVSFYVRPGSLLDREARKRGNSVYFPDRVVPMLPEILSADVCSLKEGVDRAAMACHLQISARGEIKSWRFTRAVVRLAANIAYEDAQAAIDAAGEKVDVASSPCAMPAEELAGVDPALVDSTLRPLWACWRALNKARDKREPLDLDLPERRIVLDEKGRILSVAPRERLDAHKLIEDYMIAANVAAAKALEGRKAPVMYRVHEPPSREKLVALKEYLKTLDVEFALGQVIRPSTFNHVLERVGEAEFRAEVMTQVLRTQTQAYYGSQNAGHFGLALGSYAHFTSPIRRYADLVVHRALVESNKLGPGGELPSDPEMEKTGEVISQLERRAMEAERETIDRYVAAYLSAHVGEVMEARITGVQNFGFFATVDGVGGDGLVPARDLGREYFRYDEAAQKLVGEETGAEFALGQRLKLKLVEANPISGALRFELPDGKGSGSGPRPEGGRPRKPGPPRVLKRRGRPGNIKHQGKKR